From one Neofelis nebulosa isolate mNeoNeb1 chromosome 4, mNeoNeb1.pri, whole genome shotgun sequence genomic stretch:
- the LOC131511003 gene encoding basic proline-rich protein-like isoform X2 produces the protein MSPGAQRLRELPSSARAPLGPPWRRRLIGVPHPRPATHSGPTSDPPPTLAELKSNFPGQPRRRVGPFPRPGPPHLRTRPGHPPRNRAQSADLADSSQPPPQRPPSGRAAAKPRYKRHCSQERREWTLLHCQ, from the exons ATGAGCCCCGGGGCCCAGCGGCTCCGCGAGCTTCCCAGCTCTGCCCGAGCCCCTCTCGGCCCCCCGTGGAGGCGGCGCCTCATTGgggtcccccacccccggccGGCCACCCACTCGGGACCAACCTCCGACCCTCCGCCCACACTCGCGGAGTTGAAGTCAAACTTTCCTGGGCAGCCCCGGCGCCGCGTCGGCCCCTTCCCCCGCCCAGGCCCGCCCCATCTCCGCACCCGGCCGGGCCACCCACCGCGCAACCGGGCCCAGAGCGCCGACCTCGCCGACTCCTCCCAGCCCCCGCCCCAGAGACCCCCCTCGGGCCGCGCCGCCGCGAAGCCCAG GTACAAGAGACATTGTTCACAAGAGCGGAGGGAGTGGACACTCTTGCACTGCCAGTAG